The DNA segment TGGACACCCAGATCACCACCGCCCGCGGCGTGGTGGCGGCCCAGGGCGACGCGGTGCTCTCGGCGCTGACCCAGGTGCGCACCAACCTGCCCGCCACCATCACCGCTTCGGTGAGCGGCGGCGGCGAGACGACGGCCGGCCCGGCCGTCCCCTCGACGAGCACCGGCGTGTCGGCCACCGGCTCGGCCACCGGCTCGGCCAGCGGCTCGGCGTCGACCGCGCCGGCCTCGGCCAACCTGGTGGGCTCGGCCACCGGCTCGGTCAGCGCCCTGCTGGGCGGCAAGTAGCACCCCGCAGCTCCACTCCCAACCTCCACCTCCACCTCCACGGCAGCGGCGGCCCCTCGGGGCCGCCGCTGCCGCAGGAGGCGAGACGCGATGCGACGACCGCCGGGTGACGACTTCGTTTGGCAGCCCAGGGCACCACGGCTACGACGGCCTCGGGGGGGAACGGCCAGGAGCCGACCACCTCGGGAGCGTTCGTGCAGGGCCGCCAAGCCCTCCTCGAAGAAGCGCTTCCGCCGCTTCGACACGATCTGCCGCCGGGCGTCGAGACGGGCGGCGATCTCGTCGGGCCTTCAGCCGAAGAAGGGCACCGCCACCCGGCGGAACTCGGCCGGGTCGACCGTCTTCAGCTCGGCCACCGCCTCGTCGAGGGGGACCAGGACGATCTCGCCGGCCTGGAGCGCCACCATGTTCCCGAAGTCGCCGTTGACCACCGCGTCGGCGGCGGCGATCCCGAAGCGGGTGGCCAGCACCCGGTCGAAGGCGGTGGGCGTGCCTCCCCGCTGGATGTGGCCGAGGATCGTCACCCGCGTCTCGAAGCCGGTCAGCTCCTGCAGCTGGGCGGCGACCAGGCTGCCGATGCCGCCCAGGCGCACGTGGCCGAACTGGTCCTTCTCGCCCGACTGGAGCGCCTCGTTCCCCTCCTTGGGCGTGGCCCCCTCGGCCACCACGATGATCGTGGCGTAGCGGCCCTGCTCGTGGCGGGCCTTGATGCGCTCGGCGATCTCGCCGACGTCGAACGGCTGCTCGGGGATGAGGATCTCCGCCGCCCCGCCGGCGATACCGGCGTACATGGCGATCCAGCCGGCGTGGCGGCCCATGACCTCGCACACGATGACCCGGTCGTGCGACTCGGCGGTGGTGTGCAGCCGGTCGATGGCGTCCACGCAGATCTGCACGGCGGTGTGGAAGCCGAAGGTCAGCTCGGTGGCCGACAGGTCGTTGTCGATGGTCTTGGGTACGCCGACGACCGAGATGCCGTCCTTGGCGAGCTTGGCGGCGACGCCGAGGGTGTCCTCGCCGCCGATGGCCACCAGCGAGTCGACGCCCAGCGACTCGAGCGTCTTCTTGGCCCGCTCGACGCCGCCGTCGACCTTGTAGGGGTTGGTGCGTGACGAGCCGAGGATGGTGCCGCCCCGGGGGAGGATGCCGCGACACCGCTCCACGTCGAGGGGGACGGTGGCGCCCTCGAGCACCCCGCGCCACCCGTCGCAGAAGCCGACCAGCTCGCCGCCATGGCCGCGCTCGACCTTGCGGACGACGGCCCGGATGACGGCGTTCAGCCCGGGGCAGTCGCCCCCTCCCGTCAGCACACCAACCCTCATGTCGAGTCCTCCCGGCCGCACTGGTCGCTCAAGCCGCCCGCGGCGACGCCCGACGAACACTAGCGATGGGGCGGTTGCTGCCGGTGCGGGCCCGCGCGTCCTCCACGATCCGCCGCCCTGGCCGCATGCGCCGGGCGGCCGGTCTGGCGGTGGCATCCGCCGTCCTGGCCGGCGTCCCGGCCGGGGCGGCGGCCCCGGCCGGGGACGCCCGCGCCCGGCGCTCGGAGCTCCTCGTCGAGGCGGCCGGGCTGACCGACCGGCTCCAGGAGGCGGAGGCGGGCGTGGTGTCGGCCCAGCTCCGCACCGGCGCCGCCGAGGATGCCCTGGCGGGCGCCCGCCGGCGGTCCCGGGCGCGGGCCGTCACCGCGTACATGCGGGGGCTGGGCGCCGGGGTGGACGCCCTGGGCGCGCCGAGGGCCTACCTCGAGGTGGTGGCGGCCAAGGAGCGCGACGTGGCGGCCCGCTTCCGGTCGGCGGCCCGGGCAGCCGAGGGCGACCGCCGGCGGGCGGAGGCGGCCCGGGGTGAGCTGCGGGCGGCCTCGGCGGCGCTGGATGCCGTCCGGGCCCGGCTCGACGTGCAGATCGCGGCCGACGACGCCGGCCGGGCCGAGGAGCGCCGTCGGGCCGACGAGGCCCGCGCCGCCGCCCTGGCCGGCCGGGCGGCGGCCGACGCCGACGCCCGCCGGCGGGCGCTGGCCGCCGCGTTCGGCGGGTCGCCGGGCGGCTACGCCCCCAGCCCGCTCGACCCCGGCGCCCTGGTCCCCCGTCACCGGGCCGCCACCGAGCGCCAGCTCGACCTGATGCACCGCCTCCCGTTCGGGCCGCTGCCGGCACCGGGGCTCCTGCCCGCCGGCCTGGCGCCCACTGGCCGGCGCATCGAGGGCGGCGCCTCGTGGTACGGGCCCGGCTTCAACGGCCGGCCCACGGCCAGCGGGGCGATCTACGACCAGGAGGCGTGGACGGTGGCCAGCCGCGAGCTGCCCCTCGGCACCCTCCTCGTCGTGGCCCGGGGAGACCGGCGGGTCCTGCTGCTGGTGAACGACCGTGGCCCCTACGTCGACGGCCGGGTGCTCGACCTGAGCGCCGCCGCCGCCCGGGCCCTGGGCATCGGCGGGGTGGGAGCGGTGACGGCCGAGGTGGTGGCCGCCCCCCCGGGGTGAGCCGTCGGCATCAGTCGTCCCGGCGCTTCGGCTCCGTGGACTTGGTGAGCAGGCCGACCTCGCGCTCGAAGTCGCCGACGTCCTCGAAACCCTTGTAGACGCTGGCGAACCGCAGGTAGGCGACCTCGTCGACGACCCGGAGGCGCTCCAGCACGGCGATCCCGATGGCCTGGCTGGTGACCTCCGGCCCGGAGAGGCGGAACGAGTCCTCCAGCTCGGCGGCCAGGCCCTCGACCCGATCGGCCACGCCCACCCGGTTCTTGGTGGCCGCCCGCAGACCGGCGACCAGCTTGGCCCGGTCGAACGGCTCCCGCTGCCCGGAGCGCTTGACCACCATCAGTGGCGCCTCCTCGATGCGCTCGAAGGTCGTGAACCGGCGGCCGCAGGCGAGGCAGGCCCGGCGGCGGCGGATGGCGGCGCCGTCGTCGGCCGTGCGCGAGTCGACGACCTTGTCCTCCAGCCCGGCACACGACGGACAGCGCACGTCTGCACGCTACGTCGTCCCCCCGCCGGCGGCACCGCCGGGCCTGGTCCCGAGGGACTACTCGAAATTAGTTCTCGGTTGACCTCCATGAACCGGTCACTGCTGTCGAAAGATCAGCCGTAAGCAGCGAATATCGACGAAGCGCCCGCCTCCCGTCCGGCTCCGCCGGGCCGGTCCACCGGGCGGGAAAGCGGCGCACATGTCCAACGTCAGCAACAACCCCCAGGAGGTCGCCCGAGTGGTCCCCAAGCCGAAGCCGAAGCGGGACTACCTGACCGTGTCCGAGGTGGCCGATCTGTTCCACGTCTCCTCCAAGACGGTGGTCCGGTGGGCGAACGACGGCAAGCTCCCCTACATGGCCACGCTCGGTGGGCACCGCCGGTTCCCCCGGGGCCCCATCGAGGCGTTGGTGGCCGACCAGCAGCGCGGCGCCGTCGAGCCGGACTGACGCCGGGAGCCGCCCGGCGCCCTCCGGCGGGCGGCGGCACCAGGCTCCCGGCACTACCCGGGTGGCAGCACCAGGCGCTCGCCCGCCCGCAGCGGCGCCGCGCCCCGGGCCTCGGCCAGCCGCTGGACGAGGGGCCGGACGTCGCCCGACGGCTGCAGGGCCCGGGCGATCTCCCACAGCGTGTCGCCCGGGCGGACGACGTACGACGTCTCCGCCACGGGGAGGAAGCGCTCCGCCGGCGCCTGCCCGGGGGACGTGAGGGGCGCCCCCACGAGGCCACCGAGCGCCGACCCGCCACCCAGGAGCACCAGGGCGACCAAGGCGGCGACGGCGCGGCGCCGGCGGAGCTCGACCGCCCCCGGACGCCGACGGCGCGCCTGCGGGCGGGCGGGCCGGGGGGCACGGACCCCGGCCCCTGTGCCGGCGGGGCGGACGGGCAGCGGGTGGACGACGGCGGTCATGATCGGGCTCCTCTCGTACGGACGACCCCATCCTCCCAGGAGGGTGTGACAGGAACGAACGTCCGTTCGTCGCCCACCCAATCACGAACGTCCGTTCCCCGTCAAGTCCCCGAGGGAACAGGTGTTTGATCCCCCGGCCGCCGCCTGCTACCGTGCCCGGAGGAACACACGTTCGCAAGGAGCACGACCATGCCCGAGGCCCAAGCCGTGCCCACCGTCCTCACCGGCAAGCGCCGGGAGATCCTCGACTTCATCGCGCTCCAGCTGCGCGAACGCGGGTACCCGCCGTCCGTGCGGGAGATCGGTGAGGCCGTCGGGCTCACCTCGTCGTCCACCGTGCACGCCCACCTGGGCACGCTGCAGCGCCAGGGCTACCTCCTGCGCGACCCCACCAAGCCGCGGGCCATCGAGGTGCGCTACGACCCGGCGTCGGGCGCCGCCATCGAGCGCCGCCCCACGCAGCACGTGCCCCTCGTGGGCGACGTCGCCGCCGGCACCGACGTGCTCGCCCAGGAGAACGTCGAGGAGCTGCTCCCCCTGCCCGCCGACTTCACCGGCAACGGCACGCTGTTCATGCTCCGGGTCCGGGGTGACTCGATGGTGGACGCCGGGATCCTCGACGGCGACTATGTCGTCGTCCGCCAGCAGCCCGAGGCCCGCAAGGGCGAGATCGTGGTCGCCGGCATCCCCGGCGAGGAGGCCACCGTCAAGACCTACGGCCGCAAGGGGGCCAAGGTCGTCCTCACCCCCGCCAATCCCCGTCTGGCGCCGATGGAGCTCGACCCGCGGGACGTCACCGTGTACGGCAAGGTCGTCACCGTGCTGCGCCGCCTGCCCTGACGGCGGCCGGCCCGGTCGTCAGCCCGTGCCGGCCCGGCGCAGCACGAGCAACGACGCCAGCCCCACGGCCGCCAGCAGCGCCCCGGCGAGGGCGCCCGCTCCCCCCACGTCGCCTCCGCCGTCGTCGGCGCCGGCGGCGGCCGCCTGCAGGCCCTCGACGGGCCCGTCGACCGGCCCCTCGACCGGCACCGTCGTCGACGTCTCGGGCACCGGGGCCAGCGTCGTGTCGACGGGGGGCGGGGGCGGGGTGGGAGCCGGCGCGATCCCGGCGGCCGCCACGGCGGCGGCCACGTCGAGCCGCCCGGCGCACGTCGACCCGCACGACACGGCCCTGTTGGCGGTGCGCAGCACGAGCTCCACCGCCCGCTGCTGCGACACGCCGCCGGCCAGGAGCAGGGCGAGCGCGCCGGCGACGTGCGGCGTCGCCATCGACGTGCCCTGGAGGTACCCGTACTGGTTCGAGCTGCCCGCCCGCCAGTACGTCGACCAGATCTGGCGGCCCTCGGCGCCGTTGCCGCCGGGGGCGACGATGGCCCACTTGGCCGACCCCGTGGACACCGAGTAGCCGGCGATCTCGTCGTCGGGCCCGGTGGCGCCCACCACGATGGCGTTGACGTCGCCGTAGCCCCCCGAGCCGCCGAGGAGCTGGGCGTTCCCGGACGCCACGACCGGGATGGCACCCCGGGCCCACGCGTCGTTCAGCGCCGGACCGAGCGAGCCGCCGCCGCCCAGCAGCCCCCCGAGCAGCACGTTCTCACCCAGGCTGAGGTTGACGATCTTGGCACCCTGGTCGACCGCCCACCGGATGCCGGCCTCGACGTCGGACAGGTCGGCGGCGTCGTTCTGGAACACCCGGGCGACGACCAGCTGGGCGGAGGGCGCCACCCCGGCGATCCCGATGCCGTTGTCCTTGTTGGCCGCCACGATCCCCGCCACGTGCGTGCCGTGCCCGTTGGCGTCCTGGCCGCCGCCCGGCGCACACCTGGCGGACGAGCCGCCGGTGTTGACGCACGCGGCGGTGGCCGCCACCCGGCCCTGGAGGTCGGCGTGGTTGACGTCCACCCCGCTGTCCACGATCCCCACCTTGATCCCGCTGCCCGTCGTGGCCGCCCACGCGCTCGGAGCGCCGATCTTCGCCGGGCCCCACTGTCGGCTCCAGAACTCGTCGTTGGTGGCGCTGGCCGGTCCGGCCGAGCCGACGGTGGCGGCGAGCGCCAGCGCGGCGACGACCGGCGCGAAGAGGCGACGGGAGGAGGACATCGGGCCCATAGTGGCAGAGTCTTCGGCGCTCGCGACCCCCGGCTCGACCACTACGTTGGGACGTTCTACGCACGACGGAACGGAGGGGACGATGCCGACACGCACCGCGGACGCCCAGTGGGAAGGCGCCCTGAAGGACGGCAGCGGGACCATGCGCTTCGGGAGCGGCGCCTACGAGGGCGCGTACACGTTCGCGTCCCGCTTCGAGGAGGGAACCGGCACCAATCCCGAGGAGCTGATCGCCGCCGCCCACGCCGGGTGCTTCTCGATGCAGTTCTCGGCCCTGCTGGACCGGGCCGGCCACCGGCCCACGCGGGTGCGCACGTCGGCCGATGTCCACCTCGACAAGGGCGAGGCCGGCTTCTCGGTCACCAGCATCGACCTGCACACCGAGGGGGAGGTGCCCGGCATCGAGGACGCCGAGTTCCAGACCATCGCCGACGAGGCGAAGCGGACGTGCCCGGTCTCCCGGCTGCTCACCGGCGCCACCATCAACGTGGAGGCCAAGCTCGTCTGATCCATCCACGTCCCCGTCCCGCTCCGAAGACGGGGACGTGGAGCAGCCTTCGATCGACACCATGGCCAAGCCCGACCGGCGTCGGTTCTTCGCCGATCTCGTGGCCAGCGGCCGGTTCTGCCGCGACACGCCGGTGGGCGGCATCCTCCACCCGGGCAGCGTGTCCCTCCGGGAGATCTCCGACGGCGACAGCCTGCACGTCTGCGTCGACGGCGACGACCGGGTCACCGTCCACGTCGACCACTTCTCCCCGGTGGCGGGCGCCAAGGCGGACGGGACGTGCCGGTACTCCGTCGGCGCCGTCGTGGCCCACCTGGTGGCGCACGTGCGCGACCAGGTGCAGCGGGCGGCCTCCGGCGCCCGGGGCCGGCACCGCTGCCGCCTCGAGTGCGAGTTGGTCGACGTCTCCGAGGACGAGGCGGCGGACGCCGTGGAGGACGCCCTCTCCTCGCCGCGGGCGCCCGACTGCTCGCCGCCGGTGGGTACGCCCGTCGCATCCGGGTAGAACGCGATCCTCGCCACAAGGGAGGAAGCGCCCATGCCCGATCCCGTCCTGCCGAACCCGTCCGGCACCGGCCCGCTGCCGGGCGGCGACGCGGATTCGCCGCTGCTCCCCGGGACGGAGCTGCCGGGCGACGTGCCCGCCTCGGAGGCCGAGGTGGTGGACCCCTCGCCCGGGGACCCGCCCGTCATCGAAGGCGGCGCCGAGCCCGCCTAGACGCGGGACCGGAAACAGTTGCCGGTTCGCAGCGGCAAGGTCTGCGGCCGCACTCGCCGCCGCAGGCGGCCTCGACGGCTGCGGACAAGGAAAAGGACTGGGCGGAGGGGGGCGAGCTCCGCTCGCCCGCCGGAGCACGACCAAACTCGACCGAATGGAGTGAGCGGAGCGAACGAATGAGGTCGAAGCATCAGCCCTCGGTGAGCAGGGCCCGCAAGCCGGCCGACACCGACTCCAGCTCCCACCGCTCCACCCGCTCGCCGGCGGCGTGCGCCAGGTTGGGGTCGCCGGGCCCGTAGTTGGTGGCGGGTATGCCCCGGGCGGCGAAGAAGGCCACGTCGGTCCACCCCAGCTTGGCCCGGGGCGCGGTGCCGGTGGCGGCGACGAGGCGGGCCAGCAGGGGCGAGCGGAGGTCGGGTGCCGCCCCGTCGGCCGCGTCGACCAGCTCGATGGCGTCGCCCCTCGACTCGTCCACCGTCGCCCCGAGCAGCTCGCGCACGGCGGCGGCGGCCATGGTGGCGTCGCGGTCGGGGGCGTAGCGGTGGTTGAGGGCGATGGTGGCCCGGTCGGGCACCACGTTGCCCGCCACCCCACCGTCGACCCGCACGGCCGAGAGCGCCTCGGCGAACTCGCACCCGTCCAGCACCACGTTGCGCCCCCGGAACGCCTCGACCCGCTCGAGCAGCGGGCCCAGGCGGTGGATGGCGTTGACGCCGAACCAGGGCCGGGCGGTGTGGGCCCGCTCCCCCGCCAGCGTCACCGCCAGGCGGAGCGTGCCCTGGCACCCGGCCTCGATGGTGGCCGCCGTGGGCTCGCCCAGGACGGCGGCGTCGCCCTCGACGAGGTCGGGCCGTTCGGCCAGCAGCCGGCGCAGGCCGTTGTAGCGCGACTCGACCTCCTCGCACTCGTAGAACACGTAGGTGACGTCGACCACCGGGTCGGCCACCGTGCGCGCCAGGTCGAGGTGGACGGCGCAGCCCGCCTTCATGTCGGCCGCCCCGATGCCCCACAGCACGTCGCCGTCGATGCGGGCCCGCTCGTTGCCGTTGGGCGGCACCGTGTCGAGGTGACCGGCCAGCACCAGGCGGGCCGGCCGGTGCAGGTGGGTGCGGGCGACCACGCTGTCGCCGATGCGGTCGACGGCGAGCCACGGGACGGCCCGCAGCTGCGCCTCCACGTGGTCGGCGAGGGCCCGCTCGTCGTGGCTCACCGACGGGATGTCGACCAGCTCGGCGGTGAGCGCGAGGAGGTCGGCCCCCGGGGTCACGCCGAGACGCCGTGCTCGCGCAGGACCTCGTTGAGCTTGGCCTTGTCGTGGCGTTCGCCCTCGGCCAGGCGCTTGAGGACCAGGATGCAGGGCAGCCCGAACTCGCCCCCCGGGAACTGCTTGCGCCGGCTTCCCTGGACGGCGACGGTCCACGCCGGCACCACGCCCCGGCTCAGCTCCTCACCCGTCTGCACGTCGATGACGGGGATGCCGGGGTTGAGGACGGCGCCCTCGGCCAGCACCGCCCCGGTACCGACCCGAGCCCCCTGGGTGATCATGCAGCGGCTGCCGATCATGGCCTCGTCGCCCACGAACACCGGCGCCGCCTGGGGCGGCTCGAGCACGCCGCCGATGCCCACGCCGCCCGACAGGTGGACGTTGGCGCCCACCTGGGCGCACGACCCGACGGTGGCCCACGTGTCCACCATCGTCCCCGACCCGACCCGGGCGCCGATGTTCACGTAGCTGGGCATGAGGATGACGCCCCGGTCCAGGAACGAGCCCCAACGGGCCGACGCTCCCGGCACCACCCGCACGCCCGCCTCCGCGTAGCCCCGCTTGAGCGGGATCTTGTCGGCGTACTGGAACGGCCCCAGCTCGACGGTCTGCATGGCGGCCAGCTTGAACATCAACAGCACCGCCTGCTTGAGCCAGGTGTGGACGGTCACCCGGTCCGTCGCCTCGTCCCACTCAGCCACCCGGGCCTGGCCGGTGTCGAGGAGGCCGACCGCCTCCCGGACGGCGGCGAGGGCGCCGCCGTCGCCGGCGCTCAGCTCGGCGCGTCCCTCCCAGAGCTCCTCGATGGTGGCCTGCAGGTCGGGCATGGCGGCGAGGCTACCGGCGGTCGTGCCGGGACGGCCGTTCACCTCGCGATGGCGCGCCGGGGGGTGGCGCGCGATCGCGGACTGAACCGAGCCGGGGCGGCGTCGGTCGGGTCAGGCGGTGACCAGCTCGGGCAGCACCCGGTCCACGAACTCCTCGGCCCGCAGCCGCCCCTCGGACGGCCAGCTGCACACCAGGTAGCCCACCCCGTTGGCCCGGTGGCCGGCGGCCGCCTTGCGCACGGCGTCCCACGGCTCCGACAGCGAGAGCTGGGCGGAGCGCAGGATGGTGTCGGGGTCCCGCCCCGCCTTCTCGGCGGCGTCGGCCACGATCTCCCACTTGCGGGCGTAGTCGTCGCCCGAGGCGAAGCAGTGCCAGGCGTCCGCCACCCGCCCGACCAGCGGCAGCATCCGCTGCTCGCCCGACGCCCCGATCCACAGCGGCGGGTAGGGGCGCTGCACGGGGCGGGGCCGGTAGGTGGCCCGCTTCAGCCGGTAGTGGTCGCCGGCGAAGCTGACGTCGTCGGCGGTCATGAGCCGGCGCACGACCTCGATGCCCTCGACGAGCCGGTCGACCCGCTCGGCCGTGCGGGGGAAGGGGATGCCGAGCTCGAGGTGCTCGCGCTCGAACCAGCTCGCCCCCAGGCCCAGCTCCAGCCGCCCGCCGGAGATCTGGTCCACCGTCACCGCCTCGGCGGCCAGCACCGACGGGTGCCGGTACGTCATGCCGGTGACGAGCACCCCCAGGCGGATGCGGGTGGTGGCGGCGGCGAGGCCGGCGAGGAGCGTCCAGCTCTCCAGGCACGGCCCGGGGCCGGTGCCGTACAGCGGCTTGAAGTGGTCGAACACCCAGGCGCCGTCGAACCCGGCTTCCTCCGCCCAGCCGACCCGTTCGAGCAGCTGGAACCACTCCAGGCGGTGCTGTGCAACCTCGATGCCAACACGCACGGGGCGCCAGCCTAGGGCCGCGGCGCCCCGCCGCCGTACCTGTACCGGAAACGACCCGGATCCGAGTCGTTCCGGCGACAGGTTCCGGGTCATCCGGGCGACCCGGCGCCGCCGGCGGTCAGGCGGGGTCGACGCCCATGCGCTCGGCGACCAGTCGGAGTCGCTCGGTGGGGCGGACCAGGGCGATCCGGACGTGGCCGGCGCCCGCCTCCCCGTAGAGGTCGCCCGGGCTGACCAGACAGCCGCCCGCGCCGGCCAGCCGCTCGGTGAAGCCCCAGGCGTCGCCGCCGGGGGCCGGCGCCCACAGGTAGAAGCCGCCGCCGGGGAGCGGGGCGTCCACCCCCAGGGCGGCCAGGAACCGGCGGAACAGCTCGAGGCGCTCCCGGTAGCGGGCCCGCTGCGCGTCCACGTGGGCGTCGTCGTCGAGGGCGACGGCGGCCGCCGCCTGCACGGGCCCGGGGACCAGCAGGCCGACGTGCTTGCGGACCTCCGAGAGGTACCGGGTCAGGTCGGCATCGCCGGCGTAGAACCCGGCCCGCAGGCCCGCCGCGTTGGACCGCTTGGACAGCGAGTGGACGGCCACCACGCCCTCGGTGCCCGACGACAGGATGGTGCGGGGCGGCCCGTCCCACGTGTACTCGGCGTAGCACTCGTCGCTGAACACGGGCACGCCGAAGGCCCGTCCCCACTCGGCGGCCGCCTCCAGGTCGTCCAGCTGGCCGGCCGGGTTGCCCGGGCTGTTGACCCACAGGAGGAGGGCGCGCCGGGCGTCGCCGGGGTCGATGGCCGACAGGTCGAGCCGCCAGTGGTCGTCCACCGGCACCTCGACGGACCGGCCGCCGGCCAGGGTGGCGCCCATGGCGTAGCTGGGGTACGCCACCGCCGGGTGCAGGACGGTGTCGCGGTCGGGTGACCGCAGGCGCAGCCAGTGGGGCAGCGTGGAGACGAACTCCTTGGTGCCGACGCAGGCGTAGACGCGGCCGGGGCCGACGCTCACGCCGAGACGCCGGGCCATCCACCCGGCGGCCGCCTCCCGGTAGCGGGCGCTGCCCACCGACATCGGGTAGCCGGCCTCCGCCCCCGACGACGCCAGCGCCTCCACCACGGCGGGCGGGGCGGCGTCGGTCGGGGTCCCGATGGACAGGTCGACGGCCCCACCAGGGTGGGCCTCGGCCTTCTCCTTGGTCCCGGCCAGGCGCTCGTAGGGGTAGACGGGCGGCTCGAACCCGCCCCCGGTCACGCCGGCTCCCGGGCCAGGAACTCGGCGAAGCGGGCGGTGCCGGCGGCGTCCAGGCGGGCCCGGATGCGGGTGCCGGCCTCGCCGTGCTCCTCGGCCAGCACCTCGCCCTCCCGGTGGACGGCGGCCACCACGTCGCCGCGGTCGTAGGGGACGGCCAGGTCGACCACCGAGGCGGCGGCCCGCAGGCGGTCGCCCACGGCGGCCAGCAGGTCGTCGATGCCCGCCCCGGTCACGGCCGAGATGGCGACCGAGCCGGGGTGGTCGCCCGACAGGCGCTTGGCCTCGTCGGTGACGTCGGCCTTGTTGAACGCCAGCAGCTCCGGCACCCGGTCGGCGCCCAGCTCGTCCAGCACGCCCCGCACGGCGTCGATCTGCGCCTCCGGCTCGGGCGACGACGAGTCGACCACGTGGACCAGCAGGTCCGACTCGCGCACGACCTCGAGCGTCGACTTGAACGCCTCCACCAGCTGGTGGGGCAGCTTGCGCACGAACCCCACGGTGTCCGACACGAGCACCTGCTCGCCGCCGGGCAGGTCGAGTCGGCGGGTCCGGGGGTCGAGTGTCGCGAACAGGCGGTCCTCCACCAGCACGCCGGCGTCGGTGAGGTGGTTGAGCAGGGTCGACTTGCCGGCGTTGGTGTAGCCGACCAGCGACACCGACCGGATGCGGCTGCGGGCCCGGGCCGCCCGCTGGGTGCGGCGGGTGCGGCCCAGCTGCTCGAG comes from the Acidimicrobiales bacterium genome and includes:
- a CDS encoding aminotransferase class I/II-fold pyridoxal phosphate-dependent enzyme, coding for MTGGGFEPPVYPYERLAGTKEKAEAHPGGAVDLSIGTPTDAAPPAVVEALASSGAEAGYPMSVGSARYREAAAGWMARRLGVSVGPGRVYACVGTKEFVSTLPHWLRLRSPDRDTVLHPAVAYPSYAMGATLAGGRSVEVPVDDHWRLDLSAIDPGDARRALLLWVNSPGNPAGQLDDLEAAAEWGRAFGVPVFSDECYAEYTWDGPPRTILSSGTEGVVAVHSLSKRSNAAGLRAGFYAGDADLTRYLSEVRKHVGLLVPGPVQAAAAVALDDDAHVDAQRARYRERLELFRRFLAALGVDAPLPGGGFYLWAPAPGGDAWGFTERLAGAGGCLVSPGDLYGEAGAGHVRIALVRPTERLRLVAERMGVDPA
- the hflX gene encoding GTPase HflX, encoding MSLIERTFREKIILVGVARSAAEVDDVEAHLDELALLVDTAGADVVGRVIQRRATPDPATYVGKGKAEELRDLSLAVDSDTVVFDDELSPAQHRNLEKILGRTAIDRTAVILDIFAQNASTLEGRAQVELALLRYRLPRLRGRGTTLSQQGAGIGTRGPGETQLEVDRRRLVRRMTKLEAELEQLGRTRRTQRAARARSRIRSVSLVGYTNAGKSTLLNHLTDAGVLVEDRLFATLDPRTRRLDLPGGEQVLVSDTVGFVRKLPHQLVEAFKSTLEVVRESDLLVHVVDSSSPEPEAQIDAVRGVLDELGADRVPELLAFNKADVTDEAKRLSGDHPGSVAISAVTGAGIDDLLAAVGDRLRAAASVVDLAVPYDRGDVVAAVHREGEVLAEEHGEAGTRIRARLDAAGTARFAEFLAREPA